The following coding sequences lie in one Nitrospirota bacterium genomic window:
- the rpsI gene encoding 30S ribosomal protein S9 has translation MAAVTQYATGRRKCAVARAWVTGTAGDITINDQPIEKAFPRLTLRQIIQFPLEIGGVVGQYSIKATVHGGGEVGQAGALRHAIARALVVLNLPLRTPLKKEGLLTRDSRVKERKKYGQKGARKKFQYSKR, from the coding sequence ATGGCAGCAGTAACTCAATATGCAACCGGACGACGCAAATGCGCAGTCGCCAGAGCCTGGGTCACCGGGACGGCAGGCGACATTACGATCAACGATCAACCGATTGAGAAGGCATTCCCACGCCTGACCTTGCGGCAGATCATCCAGTTCCCGCTCGAAATCGGCGGGGTCGTCGGGCAGTACTCGATTAAAGCCACGGTACATGGCGGCGGAGAAGTCGGACAAGCCGGCGCCCTCCGTCATGCAATCGCACGTGCGTTGGTCGTGCTGAATCTCCCCCTCCGTACGCCACTGAAGAAGGAAGGCTTGCTGACACGCGACTCGCGCGTCAAAGAGCGGAAGAAGTACGGACAGAAGGGCGCGAGAAAGAAGTTCCAGTACTCGAAGCGATAA